One Actinosynnema pretiosum DNA segment encodes these proteins:
- a CDS encoding M1 family metallopeptidase, with translation MAISPRARPYLLITAVALLVAGLLVVRLPDGSDTARESPTAPAPASTPAVVGQRGGAGAGDPYYPEDGNTGYDVAGYDVSIGYDPATGHLDGVARVTARATADLVSFNLDLRGLEVSSVEVGGEGAGFAREGEQELVITPATPLAEGAEFTAVVAYSGEPQSLQDPVLGTNGWQRSESGGAFAAGEPHSATTWYPANDTPRDKASFALSARVPDGWSAVSIGLERGSTSEGGWTAFRWEHPEPVATYLTTVAVDRWEFERGELPDGTPVVNAYAPGAEAARAHGRELPSVLAFLADRFGPYPFDAAGGIYLSDRIGFSLETQTRPIYAAWADLETVVHENAHQWFGDAVTIKSWADICLNECFASYSTWLWAESLGADLDADYRAEVEKWRGNTGYWSRKLYDMGRGNEFRGVYDKGQLAVHALRARIGDEAFDRVLKSWVSEHLDANASWPEFEAHVQRVSGQDLSAFFQAWFRGGAIPADEHLWPGGLRG, from the coding sequence ATGGCCATCAGCCCCAGGGCCCGCCCTTACCTCCTGATCACCGCTGTCGCGCTGCTCGTCGCCGGTCTGCTGGTCGTGCGCCTGCCCGACGGGTCGGACACAGCGCGGGAGAGCCCGACGGCTCCCGCGCCCGCGTCGACGCCCGCCGTGGTGGGGCAGCGGGGCGGGGCGGGCGCGGGCGACCCGTACTACCCGGAGGACGGGAACACCGGCTACGACGTGGCCGGGTACGACGTGTCCATCGGCTACGACCCGGCGACCGGCCACCTGGACGGGGTGGCGCGGGTGACCGCTCGGGCGACCGCCGACCTGGTGTCGTTCAACCTGGACCTGCGCGGGCTGGAGGTCTCCTCGGTCGAGGTCGGGGGCGAGGGCGCGGGGTTCGCCCGCGAGGGCGAGCAGGAGCTGGTGATCACGCCGGCCACGCCGCTGGCCGAGGGGGCGGAGTTCACCGCCGTCGTCGCCTACTCGGGTGAGCCGCAGTCGTTGCAGGACCCCGTGCTGGGCACGAACGGGTGGCAGCGGTCCGAGTCCGGCGGGGCGTTCGCGGCGGGCGAGCCGCACTCGGCGACCACCTGGTACCCGGCCAACGACACCCCGCGCGACAAGGCGTCGTTCGCGCTGAGCGCGCGGGTGCCGGACGGCTGGTCGGCGGTGTCGATCGGGCTGGAGAGGGGCTCGACCAGCGAGGGCGGCTGGACCGCGTTCCGCTGGGAGCACCCGGAGCCGGTGGCGACCTACCTGACCACCGTGGCGGTCGACCGGTGGGAGTTCGAGCGGGGCGAGCTGCCGGACGGGACGCCGGTGGTGAACGCGTACGCGCCGGGCGCGGAGGCGGCGCGGGCGCACGGGCGGGAGCTGCCGTCCGTGCTGGCGTTCCTGGCCGACCGGTTCGGGCCCTACCCGTTCGACGCGGCGGGCGGCATCTACCTGTCGGACCGGATCGGGTTCTCGCTGGAGACGCAGACCCGGCCGATCTACGCGGCGTGGGCGGACCTGGAGACGGTGGTGCACGAGAACGCGCACCAGTGGTTCGGCGACGCGGTCACCATCAAGAGCTGGGCGGACATCTGCCTGAACGAGTGCTTCGCCAGCTACTCGACCTGGCTGTGGGCCGAGTCGCTGGGCGCGGACCTGGACGCGGACTACCGGGCAGAGGTCGAGAAGTGGCGCGGCAACACCGGGTACTGGTCGCGGAAGCTGTACGACATGGGGCGCGGCAACGAGTTCCGGGGCGTCTACGACAAGGGCCAGCTGGCGGTGCACGCGCTGCGCGCGCGGATCGGCGACGAGGCGTTCGACCGGGTGCTGAAGAGCTGGGTCTCCGAGCACCTGGACGCGAACGCGTCGTGGCCGGAGTTCGAGGCGCACGTGCAGCGGGTGTCCGGGCAGGACCTGTCGGCGTTCTTCCAGGCCTGGTTCCGGGGTGGCGCGATCCCCGCCGACGAGCACCTGTGGCCGGGCGGCCTGCGCGGATAG
- a CDS encoding SIR2 family NAD-dependent protein deacylase, whose protein sequence is MGVDSGLPDFRGRAGFWRAYPPYERLGLSFEEIADPVHFARDPEFAWGFYGHRLALYRATAPHAGFAVLRRLGARAFTSNVDGQFQLAGFAGVAEVHGSIHHLQCQEPCSDDVWSADGVVVEVDPETMRAVSPLPTCPRCGGVARPNILMFGDSSWVEHRTGEQLAELARWRRAAGSGLVVLELGAGTAVPTVRRYAELSSAATGALVRVNPREADVRHGRGIAVPETALEFLNRLADAAG, encoded by the coding sequence ATGGGGGTGGACTCCGGCCTGCCCGACTTCCGGGGGCGCGCGGGCTTCTGGCGCGCCTACCCGCCCTACGAGCGGCTCGGGCTGAGCTTCGAGGAGATCGCGGACCCGGTGCACTTCGCGCGCGACCCGGAGTTCGCGTGGGGGTTCTACGGGCACCGGTTGGCGCTGTACCGGGCGACCGCGCCGCACGCCGGGTTCGCGGTGCTGCGGCGGTTGGGGGCGCGGGCGTTCACGTCCAACGTGGACGGCCAGTTCCAGCTCGCCGGGTTCGCGGGCGTGGCCGAGGTGCACGGGTCGATCCACCACCTGCAGTGCCAGGAGCCGTGCTCCGACGACGTGTGGTCGGCGGACGGGGTCGTGGTGGAGGTGGACCCGGAGACGATGCGCGCGGTGTCGCCGCTGCCGACGTGCCCCCGGTGCGGCGGGGTGGCGCGGCCGAACATCCTGATGTTCGGGGACTCCTCGTGGGTGGAGCACCGGACCGGGGAGCAGCTGGCCGAGCTGGCGCGGTGGCGGCGGGCGGCCGGGTCCGGGCTGGTGGTGCTGGAGCTGGGGGCCGGGACGGCGGTGCCCACGGTGCGGCGGTACGCGGAGCTGTCGAGCGCGGCGACCGGGGCGCTGGTGCGGGTGAACCCGCGCGAGGCGGACGTGCGGCACGGGCGCGGGATCGCGGTGCCGGAGACGGCGCTGGAGTTCCTGAACCGGTTGGCGGACGCGGCGGGCTGA
- a CDS encoding LacI family DNA-binding transcriptional regulator: MPGLAEIARAAGVSISTVSRVLNRRAGVNDETRQRVLAVLAEMPYTPRGLGALQRTGVIGLLVPELSNPVFPAFAEALEVRAARLGYSSLLCNTRASGDAAMGEEEYVRMLLARGVEGMVFVSPEITNAEAPLGRAARPSYYSKLLADGVHMVFVNGATPALDVPDVTVDEQHAGYAATRHLVELGHRLVGFVSGPARALPSRLKRAGWAAALEEAGLSADGSLVAHGPFGPEGGALAAAELLDSVRPTAVICSSDHMAIGVLREAHKRGLSVPGDLSVVGFDDIPLAPYCSPPLTTLAQPIEEMATAAVDELVLRLDPDRRRRHSANYTRVFRPRLVVRESTASPE; encoded by the coding sequence GTGCCCGGACTGGCCGAGATCGCCAGGGCCGCCGGGGTGAGCATCTCAACCGTGAGCCGCGTGCTGAACCGCCGAGCGGGGGTCAACGACGAGACCCGCCAGCGGGTGCTCGCCGTGCTGGCGGAGATGCCGTACACCCCGCGCGGGCTCGGCGCGCTGCAGCGGACCGGCGTGATCGGGCTGCTGGTGCCGGAGCTGTCGAACCCGGTGTTCCCGGCGTTCGCCGAGGCGCTGGAGGTCAGGGCGGCCCGGCTGGGCTACTCGTCGCTGCTGTGCAACACACGGGCGTCCGGGGACGCGGCGATGGGCGAGGAGGAATACGTCCGGATGCTGCTGGCCAGGGGCGTCGAGGGCATGGTGTTCGTCTCGCCGGAGATCACCAACGCCGAGGCGCCGCTGGGGCGGGCCGCGCGGCCGAGCTACTACTCGAAGCTGCTGGCCGACGGGGTGCACATGGTGTTCGTGAACGGGGCGACGCCCGCGCTGGACGTGCCGGACGTGACCGTGGACGAGCAGCACGCGGGGTACGCGGCGACCAGGCACCTGGTGGAGCTGGGGCACCGGCTGGTCGGGTTCGTCAGCGGGCCCGCGCGGGCGCTGCCCTCGCGGCTCAAGCGGGCCGGGTGGGCGGCGGCGCTGGAGGAGGCGGGGCTCAGCGCGGACGGCTCGCTCGTCGCGCACGGCCCGTTCGGGCCGGAGGGCGGGGCGCTCGCGGCGGCGGAGCTGCTCGACTCCGTGCGGCCGACGGCGGTGATCTGCTCGTCCGATCACATGGCGATAGGGGTGCTCCGAGAGGCGCACAAGCGGGGTTTGTCCGTTCCCGGCGATCTCTCGGTGGTCGGTTTCGACGACATCCCGCTGGCCCCCTACTGCTCTCCCCCGCTCACCACTCTGGCGCAACCGATCGAGGAAATGGCGACCGCCGCGGTGGACGAACTCGTGCTGCGTTTGGACCCCGATCGGCGCAGAAGGCACAGCGCGAACTACACGAGAGTGTTCCGGCCTCGCCTTGTTGTTCGAGAATCAACAGCATCGCCCGAATAA
- a CDS encoding 2'-5' RNA ligase family protein gives MHALVVLFDEEADSAVRALWRALGATSEFPPHVTWAAATAIGPKVRAELAADLEHLWLPDLWLRTLGTSAESEPSLDLTAVVDAELLAVHSAIHDVLAGRVRNPTARHLPGSWTPRCTLLKGEPAEVSAAFAKVNPVPPIRARVRELSVLDTQTGGVSPLKKASTAPR, from the coding sequence ATGCACGCGCTGGTGGTGCTGTTCGACGAGGAGGCGGACTCGGCGGTCCGGGCGCTGTGGCGCGCGCTCGGCGCGACCTCCGAGTTCCCGCCGCACGTCACCTGGGCGGCGGCGACCGCGATCGGCCCCAAGGTGCGGGCCGAGCTGGCCGCCGACCTGGAGCACCTGTGGCTGCCGGACCTGTGGCTGCGAACCCTGGGCACCTCGGCCGAGTCCGAGCCGTCCCTGGACCTGACCGCCGTCGTGGACGCCGAGCTGCTGGCCGTGCACTCGGCGATCCACGACGTGCTGGCGGGCCGGGTGCGCAACCCGACCGCCCGGCACCTGCCCGGCTCGTGGACGCCGCGCTGCACCCTGCTCAAGGGCGAGCCCGCCGAGGTGTCGGCGGCGTTCGCGAAGGTCAACCCGGTGCCGCCGATCCGGGCGCGGGTGCGCGAGCTGTCCGTCCTGGACACTCAGACCGGCGGGGTGAGCCCGCTCAAGAAGGCTTCCACGGCACCCCGGTAG
- a CDS encoding endonuclease/exonuclease/phosphatase family protein — translation MIEAPARRVGGRTATALVVLLAVGFLVPALTRLLGVDGNRYLAATTALTPLVTAAGVLVGALALLLRRWPVALVVLPVCLLLAASLTPRAIADDRPAGAGLPLRVMASNFLVGKADAEVVVREVIERDVDVLAMQELSPAMVRDLEDAGLDAVLPHRVLEDEPGGSGSGIASRYPLTPAHLVGPSSFRQASAVVELPNGNDVEVVSVHPMPPVEPQGPAQWRRDLAALPPRNADGPIRVLAGDFNATLDHAPLRRLLGTGYADAADRVGAGLTPTWPNEGVVPPLVALDHVLVDDRCPVDWFTAVDVPGSDHRAVVAQFVVPD, via the coding sequence GTGATCGAAGCTCCGGCGCGCCGCGTGGGGGGTCGCACCGCGACGGCCCTGGTGGTCCTGCTCGCGGTCGGGTTCCTCGTCCCGGCGCTCACCCGCCTGCTCGGCGTCGACGGCAACCGCTACCTGGCGGCGACCACCGCGCTGACCCCGCTGGTGACCGCCGCGGGCGTCCTGGTCGGCGCGCTGGCGCTGCTGCTGCGCCGCTGGCCGGTCGCGCTGGTCGTCCTGCCGGTCTGCCTGCTCCTGGCCGCCTCCCTCACCCCCAGGGCGATCGCGGACGACCGCCCGGCGGGCGCGGGCCTGCCGCTGCGCGTGATGGCCTCGAACTTCCTCGTGGGCAAGGCCGACGCGGAGGTGGTCGTGCGCGAGGTGATCGAGCGGGACGTCGACGTGCTGGCCATGCAGGAGCTGTCCCCGGCCATGGTGCGGGACCTGGAGGACGCCGGGCTGGACGCCGTGCTGCCGCACCGGGTGCTCGAGGACGAGCCGGGCGGCTCGGGCTCCGGCATCGCCTCCCGCTACCCGCTCACCCCGGCGCACCTGGTCGGCCCCAGCTCCTTCCGGCAGGCGAGCGCCGTGGTGGAGCTTCCCAACGGCAACGACGTCGAGGTCGTGTCGGTGCACCCGATGCCACCGGTCGAGCCCCAGGGCCCCGCGCAGTGGCGGCGGGACCTCGCCGCGCTGCCGCCCAGGAACGCCGACGGCCCGATCCGGGTCCTCGCGGGCGACTTCAACGCCACCCTCGACCACGCGCCCCTGCGCAGGCTCCTGGGCACCGGCTACGCGGACGCCGCCGACCGGGTCGGCGCGGGCCTGACCCCGACCTGGCCGAACGAGGGCGTCGTGCCGCCGCTGGTGGCGCTGGACCACGTGCTGGTGGACGACCGCTGCCCGGTGGACTGGTTCACGGCCGTGGACGTCCCCGGCAGCGACCACCGCGCGGTGGTCGCCCAGTTCGTCGTGCCGGACTGA
- a CDS encoding extracellular solute-binding protein encodes MRRTTLLTALAAGLVPALALTACGGSSGGGGASSEVVFWDTSGPNESPVFTKVAQDCAAGGGYQVKTETVAFDAALNNYKTAAQGGQGPDVFRAEVAWVPQLAKNGLVLDLTGTDLVKDTSDFLETPLGSAVYEGKTYGVPQVTDSLALFYNKKLLADAGVQPPKTWDELKSVAAKLGGEKAFFVNNDAYYALPFLYGAGGDLVDAEAKEIVVSSPENVKGLETAKGLVDAKAATTALDAGNSYSNMQAGFGSGEIAMVVNGPWSVPDYLKGAAFADGSNLGIAPVPGVTEATAGLAPVGGHDYVVRQGTKAKDNALKLIACMSSAESQAEIATELGLLPTRKSAYEVAEVKANAVVAAFEPVVAQAHPRPWIPEGGQLFDPLKTAYADFLAGKKDAKSALDEVAKTYKDQILPEYTVG; translated from the coding sequence ATGCGACGTACCACCCTCCTGACGGCACTGGCCGCGGGCTTAGTCCCCGCCCTCGCCCTCACCGCCTGCGGTGGCTCTTCCGGCGGCGGCGGCGCGAGCAGCGAGGTCGTCTTCTGGGACACCAGCGGCCCCAACGAGAGCCCCGTCTTCACCAAGGTCGCCCAGGACTGCGCGGCCGGGGGCGGCTACCAGGTCAAGACCGAGACCGTCGCCTTCGACGCGGCGCTCAACAACTACAAGACCGCCGCGCAGGGCGGACAGGGCCCGGACGTGTTCCGCGCCGAGGTCGCCTGGGTGCCGCAGCTGGCCAAGAACGGCCTGGTCCTCGACCTGACCGGCACCGACCTGGTCAAGGACACCTCGGACTTCCTGGAGACCCCGCTCGGGTCCGCGGTCTACGAGGGCAAGACCTACGGCGTCCCCCAGGTCACCGACTCGCTCGCCCTCTTCTACAACAAGAAGCTGCTGGCCGACGCGGGCGTGCAGCCCCCGAAGACCTGGGACGAGCTCAAGTCCGTCGCCGCCAAGCTCGGCGGCGAGAAGGCGTTCTTCGTCAACAACGACGCCTACTACGCCCTGCCCTTCCTCTACGGCGCGGGCGGCGACCTGGTCGACGCCGAGGCCAAGGAGATCGTGGTCTCCTCGCCGGAGAACGTGAAGGGCCTGGAGACCGCCAAGGGCCTGGTCGACGCCAAGGCCGCCACCACCGCGCTCGACGCGGGCAACTCCTACAGCAACATGCAGGCGGGCTTCGGCTCCGGCGAGATCGCCATGGTCGTCAACGGCCCCTGGTCCGTCCCCGACTACCTCAAGGGCGCCGCGTTCGCCGACGGGTCCAACCTCGGCATCGCGCCCGTCCCCGGCGTCACCGAGGCCACCGCCGGGCTCGCCCCGGTCGGCGGCCACGACTACGTGGTGCGCCAGGGCACCAAGGCCAAGGACAACGCGCTCAAGCTCATCGCCTGCATGAGCTCCGCCGAGTCCCAGGCCGAGATCGCCACCGAGCTGGGCCTGCTGCCCACCCGCAAGTCCGCCTACGAGGTCGCCGAGGTCAAGGCCAACGCGGTCGTCGCGGCCTTCGAGCCGGTCGTCGCCCAGGCCCACCCCCGGCCGTGGATCCCCGAGGGCGGCCAGCTGTTCGACCCGCTCAAGACCGCCTACGCCGACTTCCTCGCGGGCAAGAAGGACGCCAAGTCCGCGCTGGACGAGGTCGCCAAGACCTACAAGGACCAGATCCTGCCCGAGTACACCGTCGGCTGA
- a CDS encoding antibiotic biosynthesis monooxygenase family protein, which produces MAVVKINAIHVPEGSGPELEKRFEARLRAVDEEPGFLGFQLLRPVAGDSRYFVVTHWADDESFDNWRKGRAEAAHAGERAKPVATGADLLEFEVVLESWPERG; this is translated from the coding sequence ATGGCGGTTGTGAAGATCAATGCGATCCACGTGCCCGAGGGGTCCGGCCCCGAGCTGGAGAAGCGGTTCGAGGCGCGGCTGCGCGCGGTGGACGAGGAGCCCGGCTTCCTGGGCTTCCAGCTGCTGCGCCCGGTCGCCGGCGACTCGCGCTACTTCGTGGTGACCCACTGGGCCGACGACGAGTCGTTCGACAACTGGCGCAAGGGCCGCGCCGAGGCCGCGCACGCGGGCGAGCGGGCCAAGCCGGTGGCCACGGGCGCGGACCTGCTGGAGTTCGAGGTCGTGCTGGAGTCCTGGCCTGAGCGCGGCTGA
- a CDS encoding carbohydrate ABC transporter permease: protein MVLPVVLVIAVLVLYPLAQGVFFTLTDINESSIANPVLDRPATYEWVGLRNYLAVLSGDASYGAFWATLLRTVVWTASCVLLHYGIGLGLAVLLNRQVAGRAVYRVLLILPWAVPAFISAFAWKYMFNAQYGIINQVLRALGLPDPVWLGQSNWALVAVVIVNVWLGVPFMMVSLLGGLQSIPADLYEAAEVDGATPWQRFRHVTLPGLRSVSSTVVLLGVIWTFNMFAVVYLITGQNPSTRLLITYAFERFFSGASRDYAVASTYGVLILSVLLVFASGYRRALRRQGEVW from the coding sequence ATGGTCCTGCCGGTGGTGCTGGTCATCGCCGTGCTGGTGCTCTACCCGCTCGCGCAAGGCGTGTTCTTCACCCTCACGGACATCAACGAGTCGTCCATCGCCAACCCGGTGCTCGACCGGCCCGCCACCTACGAGTGGGTCGGCCTGCGCAACTACCTCGCCGTGCTCTCCGGCGACGCCAGCTACGGCGCGTTCTGGGCCACCCTGCTGCGCACCGTCGTGTGGACCGCCAGCTGCGTGCTCCTGCACTACGGCATCGGCCTCGGGCTCGCCGTCCTGCTCAACCGGCAGGTCGCGGGCCGCGCGGTCTACCGGGTGCTGCTGATCCTGCCGTGGGCGGTGCCCGCGTTCATCAGCGCGTTCGCCTGGAAGTACATGTTCAACGCCCAGTACGGGATCATCAACCAGGTCCTGCGCGCCCTGGGCCTTCCCGACCCGGTGTGGCTCGGCCAGTCGAACTGGGCGCTGGTCGCGGTGGTGATCGTGAACGTGTGGCTGGGCGTGCCGTTCATGATGGTCTCGCTGCTCGGCGGCCTCCAGTCCATCCCGGCCGACCTGTACGAGGCGGCCGAGGTCGACGGCGCCACCCCGTGGCAGCGCTTCCGGCACGTCACCCTGCCCGGCCTGCGCTCGGTCTCCAGCACGGTCGTGCTGCTGGGCGTCATCTGGACGTTCAACATGTTCGCCGTCGTCTACCTGATCACCGGCCAGAACCCGAGCACCCGGCTGCTGATCACCTACGCGTTCGAGCGCTTCTTCTCCGGGGCCTCCCGCGACTACGCCGTCGCCTCCACCTACGGCGTGCTCATCCTGTCCGTCCTGCTCGTGTTCGCGAGCGGCTACCGGCGCGCGCTGCGCAGGCAAGGCGAGGTGTGGTGA
- a CDS encoding HhH-GPD family protein, with the protein MSRTTSPTTSRATNRTASAAAGGSAAEHPAEHPAAENTAATSTAAKPESAHLPPSTLNTWFAATARDLPWRDPECTAWGVLVSEIMLQQTPVARVEPIWRVWLEKWPRPSDMAAASQGEVLRMWGKLGYPRRALRLHAAAQAVAAEHDDVVPDDVETLLALPGIGAYTARAVAAFAYGRRCPVVDTNVRRVVARAVHGAGDAGPPSTTRDLRDVEALLPEDEASAATYSAALMELGALVCTARTPRCAVCPVLGSCQWQRNGRPAYDGPAKAVQKFAGTDRQVRGRLLDVLRGTSEPVAKEVLDRAWSDAGQRDRCLHSLLVDGLVEQTAAGLFALPGEHG; encoded by the coding sequence ATGAGCCGCACGACGAGTCCCACCACGAGCCGCGCGACGAACCGGACCGCGAGCGCCGCCGCCGGGGGTTCCGCCGCAGAGCACCCAGCGGAGCACCCCGCCGCGGAGAACACCGCCGCGACGAGCACCGCCGCGAAGCCGGAGAGCGCCCACCTCCCCCCGTCGACGCTGAACACCTGGTTCGCGGCCACCGCCCGCGACCTGCCCTGGCGCGACCCCGAGTGCACCGCCTGGGGCGTCCTGGTCAGCGAGATCATGCTCCAGCAGACCCCGGTCGCCCGCGTCGAGCCGATCTGGCGGGTGTGGCTGGAGAAGTGGCCGAGGCCCAGCGACATGGCCGCCGCCTCCCAGGGCGAGGTGCTGCGCATGTGGGGCAAGCTCGGCTACCCGCGCCGCGCCCTGCGCCTGCACGCCGCCGCCCAGGCCGTCGCCGCCGAGCACGACGACGTCGTCCCCGACGACGTGGAGACCCTGCTGGCCCTGCCCGGCATCGGCGCGTACACCGCGCGGGCCGTCGCCGCCTTCGCCTACGGCCGCCGCTGCCCGGTGGTGGACACCAACGTCCGCCGCGTCGTGGCGCGGGCCGTGCACGGGGCCGGGGACGCGGGCCCGCCGTCGACCACCAGGGACCTGCGGGACGTCGAGGCGCTGCTGCCCGAGGACGAGGCGTCGGCCGCGACCTACTCGGCGGCGCTGATGGAGCTGGGCGCGCTGGTGTGCACGGCCAGGACCCCGCGCTGCGCGGTGTGCCCGGTGCTGGGCTCGTGCCAGTGGCAGCGCAACGGGCGGCCCGCGTACGACGGGCCCGCGAAGGCGGTGCAGAAGTTCGCGGGCACCGACCGGCAGGTGCGCGGGCGGCTGCTGGACGTGCTGCGCGGCACGTCCGAGCCGGTCGCCAAGGAGGTGCTGGACCGGGCCTGGTCGGACGCGGGCCAGCGGGACCGGTGCCTGCACTCGCTGCTGGTGGACGGGCTGGTCGAGCAGACCGCCGCCGGGCTGTTCGCGCTGCCCGGCGAGCACGGGTGA
- a CDS encoding LacI family DNA-binding transcriptional regulator, with product MARSMHVRRPATLASLAAELGVSRTTVSNAYNRPDQLSPELRRRVLDTARRLGYPGPDPVARSLRTRKAGAVGLLLTENLSYAFRDPAAIGFLEGLALACETAGQGLLLVPANPEREDVAAVHRAGVDGFVVYSVPDDDPHLAAVLERPVPTVVCDQPDLADVDRVGIDDRAAMHQLAQHLIALGHRRVGVVCMRLARDRNDGFVPLSRQESAHFHVQRSRMSGLRQAFTEVGVDWASVPVVERFDHTIAQGASAAAQVLDRDPQITALICTSDILALGALQEAERRGLRVPADLTVTGFDGIREAEQAGLTTVRQPVLEKGRAAGKLLMEIGERTKPRTVTLETELITGTTAAEPRTIAEERWFGH from the coding sequence ATGGCGCGGTCGATGCATGTGCGACGCCCGGCGACGTTGGCCTCTCTGGCCGCGGAGCTGGGGGTTTCCCGGACAACGGTGTCCAACGCGTACAACCGTCCCGACCAGCTCTCACCGGAGCTGCGACGCCGGGTGTTGGACACAGCGAGGCGACTTGGATATCCCGGCCCCGATCCGGTGGCGAGATCACTGCGCACGCGCAAAGCGGGCGCGGTCGGCCTGCTGCTGACCGAGAACCTCTCCTACGCGTTCCGGGACCCGGCGGCGATCGGATTCCTGGAGGGGCTCGCGCTGGCCTGCGAGACGGCCGGGCAGGGGCTGCTGCTCGTGCCCGCCAACCCCGAGCGCGAGGACGTGGCGGCCGTGCACCGGGCGGGCGTCGACGGCTTCGTCGTCTACTCGGTGCCCGACGACGACCCGCACCTCGCGGCCGTGCTGGAGCGGCCGGTGCCGACCGTCGTGTGCGACCAGCCCGACCTGGCCGACGTCGACCGCGTGGGCATCGACGACCGGGCCGCGATGCACCAGCTCGCGCAGCACCTGATCGCGCTGGGGCACCGGCGGGTCGGCGTGGTGTGCATGAGGCTCGCGCGGGACCGCAACGACGGGTTCGTGCCGCTGTCGCGGCAGGAGTCGGCGCACTTCCACGTGCAGCGGTCCCGGATGAGCGGGCTGCGGCAGGCGTTCACCGAGGTCGGGGTCGACTGGGCCTCGGTGCCGGTGGTGGAGCGGTTCGACCACACGATCGCGCAAGGCGCCTCGGCGGCGGCCCAGGTCCTGGACCGGGACCCGCAGATCACGGCGCTGATCTGCACCTCGGACATACTGGCCCTCGGCGCGCTGCAGGAGGCGGAGCGGCGCGGCCTGCGGGTGCCCGCGGACCTCACGGTGACCGGGTTCGACGGCATCCGGGAGGCCGAGCAGGCCGGGCTGACCACGGTGCGGCAGCCGGTGCTGGAGAAGGGCCGCGCGGCGGGCAAGCTGCTGATGGAGATCGGCGAGCGCACCAAGCCCAGGACCGTGACGCTGGAGACCGAGCTGATCACCGGCACGACGGCGGCCGAGCCGAGGACGATCGCCGAGGAGCGGTGGTTCGGGCACTGA
- a CDS encoding alpha/beta fold hydrolase — MSVIEFGGQGQGILLVHGLMSRATTWWKVARWLTAHGRVVAYDARGHGRNPQRGPFRTEDFVADAEALVERLGLGPCVVLGHSMGALHGLALAAARPDLVRAVVAEDFVPDNRGRSVDDWRWYFDAWPVPFQSLAHVRSVVDVQGVEEMFEERGDGYHLIAQLEDLYEIAAEWGERAYWDVVDAVACPVLVVEAGLHPLGPGQQAEVARRTGGAHLLVPESGHVVHDEAPDVYRGAVEAFLSGLTPPV; from the coding sequence ATGAGCGTCATCGAGTTCGGGGGACAGGGGCAGGGCATCCTGCTGGTGCACGGCCTGATGAGCAGGGCGACCACCTGGTGGAAGGTGGCCCGCTGGCTGACCGCGCACGGCCGCGTCGTGGCCTACGACGCGCGCGGCCACGGGCGGAACCCGCAGCGCGGGCCGTTCCGCACGGAGGACTTCGTCGCCGACGCCGAGGCGCTCGTGGAACGCCTGGGACTGGGCCCGTGCGTGGTGTTAGGTCACTCGATGGGGGCGCTGCACGGGCTCGCGCTCGCCGCCGCGCGACCCGACCTGGTGCGCGCCGTCGTCGCGGAGGACTTCGTGCCGGACAACCGGGGCAGGTCCGTGGACGACTGGCGCTGGTACTTCGACGCCTGGCCGGTGCCGTTCCAGTCGCTGGCCCACGTGCGGTCCGTCGTGGACGTGCAGGGCGTGGAGGAGATGTTCGAGGAGCGCGGCGACGGCTACCACCTCATCGCCCAGCTGGAGGACCTCTACGAGATCGCCGCCGAGTGGGGCGAGCGGGCGTACTGGGACGTGGTGGACGCGGTCGCCTGCCCGGTGCTGGTCGTCGAGGCCGGGCTGCACCCGCTCGGACCCGGCCAGCAGGCCGAGGTGGCGCGCCGCACCGGCGGCGCGCACCTGCTCGTTCCCGAGTCGGGGCACGTCGTCCACGACGAGGCCCCCGACGTCTACCGGGGTGCCGTGGAAGCCTTCTTGAGCGGGCTCACCCCGCCGGTCTGA
- a CDS encoding beta-class carbonic anhydrase, with translation MTAIDELLRRNEELGNIVPGDRSSPMPSMQVAILTCMDSRIRVFEIFGLKQGEAHVLRNAGGVVTDDMIRSLALSQRKLGTKEVLLVHHTNCGLELVTEDAFKDELETDSGMRPPWSVEAFREVKDSVRGSVNRVRNSPYLIHKDTVRGFVYDVRTGVLTEVL, from the coding sequence ATGACCGCGATCGACGAGCTGCTCCGCCGGAACGAGGAGCTGGGGAACATCGTCCCCGGCGACCGCTCCTCCCCCATGCCCTCGATGCAGGTGGCGATCCTGACCTGCATGGACTCCCGGATCAGGGTCTTCGAGATCTTCGGCCTCAAGCAGGGCGAGGCGCACGTGCTGCGCAACGCGGGCGGGGTCGTCACCGACGACATGATCCGCTCGCTGGCGCTCAGCCAGCGCAAGCTCGGCACCAAGGAGGTGCTGCTGGTGCACCACACCAACTGCGGCCTCGAACTGGTGACCGAGGACGCCTTCAAGGACGAGCTGGAGACCGACTCCGGGATGCGCCCGCCGTGGTCGGTGGAGGCGTTCCGCGAGGTGAAGGACAGCGTGCGCGGCTCGGTGAACCGGGTGCGCAACAGCCCGTACCTGATCCACAAGGACACCGTGCGCGGGTTCGTCTACGACGTGCGCACCGGGGTGCTCACCGAGGTGCTCTGA